Proteins co-encoded in one Sulfurimonas sp. HSL1-2 genomic window:
- a CDS encoding DNA-binding response regulator — protein sequence MIDSVMVVEDEMLTARYIASLLKGWGIRVIGTFDNALSVIAALEEELPALLLMDVNIRGNIDGFSLSDKIWEKHAVPIIYITAYCDNETLQRAFRPLAYGYVMKPFGPEELETVLRTARHRMQERSPCEEDTQSGGTIDLSPHHTYDPSDGRLYVNGTEVTLTVKQNVLLAHLVAHRHQVVSYNDLEFAIWADGEVSSSSLKTVVYSLRKRVPELQIKNLSKQGYILS from the coding sequence ATGATTGACTCCGTAATGGTCGTTGAAGATGAAATGCTGACGGCCCGCTATATCGCCAGTCTCCTCAAAGGGTGGGGCATCCGGGTGATCGGCACATTCGACAACGCCCTCTCCGTCATTGCGGCCCTCGAAGAGGAGCTCCCCGCGCTGCTGCTGATGGATGTGAACATCCGGGGGAATATAGACGGTTTCTCCCTGAGCGACAAGATCTGGGAAAAACACGCAGTACCGATCATCTATATCACGGCCTACTGCGACAACGAGACCCTGCAGCGGGCGTTCCGCCCCCTGGCTTACGGATACGTCATGAAGCCTTTCGGCCCGGAGGAGCTCGAAACGGTCCTCCGCACGGCCCGGCACCGTATGCAGGAACGCTCCCCCTGCGAGGAAGACACGCAAAGCGGCGGCACTATCGATCTCTCCCCCCATCACACCTATGACCCCTCCGACGGCCGTCTCTACGTCAACGGTACGGAAGTGACGCTGACGGTCAAACAGAACGTTCTGCTGGCGCATCTGGTGGCGCACCGCCACCAGGTGGTGAGCTACAACGATCTCGAGTTTGCCATCTGGGCCGACGGCGAGGTCTCTTCATCTTCTTTAAAAACGGTCGTTTACTCCCTGCGGAAACGTGTACCGGAACTCCAGATCAAAAATCTCAGCAAGCAGGGTTACATTCTTTCATAA
- a CDS encoding GNAT family N-acetyltransferase — translation MPYRVIDVNRKEYLDSIAQIGDAKSRGFADQALRWWDRHYSWNAGGSVILTDDTGEHLCYLFYKIDRYYEYLTIHNILTPLCHRRHGYALMLLQWVFELAVHSHVRRFKAVCVPQSLDFYLSLGFCYWGLTSTRDYYCNLPVPAEGLDGLREMVDSASAETLAGTALQSIHDRVADNDAALNTDQQNLHDAGLAKLQGAYMQTELIACMEEAEEKNSAR, via the coding sequence ATGCCTTACCGTGTTATCGATGTCAACCGAAAAGAGTACCTTGATTCCATCGCGCAGATCGGCGATGCGAAGAGCAGGGGGTTCGCCGACCAGGCGCTGCGGTGGTGGGACCGCCATTACAGCTGGAACGCCGGGGGAAGCGTCATCCTCACCGACGACACGGGGGAACATCTGTGCTACCTCTTCTACAAGATCGACCGCTATTACGAATATTTGACCATCCACAATATCCTCACCCCGCTCTGCCACCGGCGGCACGGCTACGCGCTGATGCTGCTGCAGTGGGTATTCGAACTGGCCGTGCATTCGCATGTCCGGCGTTTCAAAGCGGTCTGCGTCCCCCAGTCGCTCGATTTTTACCTCTCGCTGGGGTTTTGCTACTGGGGGCTGACGTCGACAAGGGATTACTACTGCAATCTTCCGGTTCCCGCCGAGGGGCTCGACGGTTTGCGGGAGATGGTTGATTCCGCTTCGGCGGAAACCCTGGCCGGGACGGCGCTTCAGAGCATCCACGACCGGGTCGCGGACAACGACGCGGCGCTAAATACGGATCAGCAGAACCTGCATGACGCCGGACTGGCCAAACTCCAGGGCGCCTATATGCAGACGGAACTGATCGCGTGTATGGAAGAGGCAGAGGAGAAAAATTCCGCGCGCTAG
- a CDS encoding tandem-95 repeat protein, whose protein sequence is MVEFRKIMLSAAAVLTIGGCGGGGGGGSSSDPASSGGVIDGYVSGATVFADSTGEGEHNDTELSTVTDTNGDFAFAGTIADGTKIYAYGGTDISTGFPFEGRLSTVYDATRPIVLSPLTTYVAAIMASDPTMTFDTAADAVAANLGISADAVKIDPMLDSDSFMAAQKVQKVAEVLTAATKSDGETFDEAYAQVFESLASTTFSGDFNATELAAKVSTDKGVTLDPSITTFVETLAGTIDALAANVTTVSELDGFGETINTYAEAAEGAIENGDLTAVSDLTTTLDDMNTTQVAQEIETGTYVDPMIAALAEVEDALTNNITYLGTNTANASITADLVLSDPAAAPFDTPDLNLTWSATPAGVIDVATGAVTRSDTADVAVALKATVANSLVMNNRVFDLVVKRNEYAPVAVGDSLTLDEDTNATLNVLANDTDQNGDTLFVAAVSSAGHGTATLNPNGTVTYTPAANYNGPDSFTYTVGDGTGRSAEGNVSVTVTPVNDAPTIGGTPTTSVDQDAPYSFTPSSGDVDGDTLTFSIANPPAWAAFDPATGALTGTPGNGDVGTTADINISVTDGIATVSLPLFSVTVVNVNDAPTISGTPATSVNQDAPYSFTPGAGDIDGDTLTFSIQNKPSWATFDTATGALSGTPGNADVGTTTGIVISVSDSLLTASLAAFDLEVINVNDAPTASAASFQVPTNTLLDGDLSPYASDIDVGDTLTFTQVGTLAGLTLNSDGTFTFTSASEGNFTFDYEVSDGTLTSAPATVTISVVANLSPVAGDFAVSTDEDTAVLIDVVAHTSDSDGSVDAMTVAAFGATDGNLSVNPTTGVVTYMPNANFNGTDSFTYTIQDNQGATSLPATVTVTVAPVNDAPTIDPIGNPPAVAVSAPIYEVPVSIADVDGDALTLDAVSSNTGVASVSANGTTVAVDPTGIGTATVTVTVSDGILTAQETFTVNVVADPVLTDYSFYDGQYLYDYWLEDNGTANVPMYTQHLLNNGAIDRLTYIHTVDNNWSEVPIDPNMVTWDEINAVWVPDSDLQIDYTISADALTLSFQHEAIRIGTVTDLSGQTLDIPTGSGTTMPVTFSSGAKQHELLYKAVTEIFYTHWSNGLGYTTLEDHMNADGTFYWTTGSWPWQSAIVTQKNAGGSAAVDSNGSDITTLTLGMTGNLVIDGNNSEVVGTWWVDTLPNDTNLIVRTDLNTSLVDYALYNEGEPSFTLIHNGQVYWGAYNPPMTDFIVGGDGAGYNQTAMNDILSAFANYTPPAPPMTVDDYWAISNTYINSKAEWDGLTKAQVSDLFGLELWGVWPQTDGNGVVYAVDSDAVYVDANGTVLFKDINGTVMDSNAYTVISGGTELNISIPPSGHLYAHLGDVYDQAALEAMFGITMPAGSMGYRPAHLRLSDEFDFYHTLTSYDINYSSMTFTNLADFVAANQGGLSGYVFDVNGNTGIQFGAGDSYTDINSNGTAMLIDFSNPQVPSVVESGTWYVQDDGINGHIIVVDLPSRSMPYAATVKNDGISDYVTGGDKNPAFTGDIEMKFNAIARDALIAYFMSGGGSSTPTTANDATLVGAWALGGTTTMDALLIIADNDKYMAVQQVLGTNGVIGGVEVGQYTLDASGNFTSASPLINTNAGDTAVGATVSDNGNDTATLTSIDGSAVFNRLSSAISTEAGAWIVNQSTTGNIKFVIMVLDGAGNYMVADIDDSYGSEVVGTEPGTVGRYNMTEFGTYVVEANNTVTMTPAATTDEGAVCTDTDTSGCDTIAGDTNMEFGLTVDDTLGSQVPVNLTVSFDATNNYMTVGGDMVFVRVVPGGPVIFP, encoded by the coding sequence ATGGTTGAATTTAGAAAAATCATGCTCTCTGCGGCTGCCGTGCTCACGATCGGTGGCTGCGGCGGCGGTGGAGGCGGGGGCAGCAGCAGCGACCCTGCAAGCAGCGGCGGAGTCATTGACGGCTATGTGTCGGGTGCGACCGTCTTTGCCGACAGTACCGGCGAAGGGGAACATAACGATACGGAGCTGTCGACGGTGACCGATACGAACGGGGACTTCGCTTTTGCGGGGACGATCGCCGACGGGACAAAGATCTACGCCTACGGCGGTACCGATATCAGTACCGGCTTCCCTTTTGAAGGGCGGCTCTCAACCGTCTATGACGCGACTCGTCCCATCGTCCTTTCGCCGCTGACAACCTATGTCGCGGCGATCATGGCTTCGGACCCGACGATGACGTTCGATACGGCGGCCGATGCGGTCGCCGCCAATCTGGGGATCAGCGCCGATGCGGTGAAAATCGACCCGATGCTCGACAGCGACAGCTTTATGGCGGCACAGAAAGTGCAGAAGGTCGCCGAAGTGTTGACCGCGGCCACGAAAAGCGACGGCGAGACCTTTGACGAGGCCTATGCGCAGGTGTTTGAATCGCTGGCTTCGACAACGTTCAGCGGCGACTTCAATGCGACCGAGCTCGCCGCAAAGGTCAGTACCGACAAGGGCGTTACGCTCGATCCGTCGATCACGACTTTCGTCGAAACGCTGGCGGGGACGATCGATGCACTCGCTGCCAATGTCACGACGGTGAGCGAATTGGACGGTTTCGGCGAAACCATCAATACCTATGCCGAAGCGGCGGAGGGGGCGATCGAAAACGGCGATCTCACAGCCGTCAGCGATCTGACGACGACACTCGACGACATGAACACGACCCAGGTCGCGCAGGAGATCGAAACGGGAACCTACGTCGACCCGATGATCGCCGCGCTGGCAGAGGTTGAAGATGCCCTTACAAACAATATCACCTATCTCGGGACGAATACGGCCAATGCGAGTATTACGGCCGATCTGGTGCTGAGCGATCCTGCCGCAGCACCATTCGATACCCCGGATCTGAACCTGACATGGTCGGCGACGCCTGCGGGCGTCATTGATGTCGCTACCGGTGCCGTGACGCGCAGCGATACGGCGGATGTGGCCGTGGCGCTCAAAGCGACGGTGGCGAACAGCCTGGTCATGAACAACCGGGTCTTCGACCTGGTCGTCAAGCGCAACGAGTATGCACCGGTCGCGGTGGGCGACAGCCTGACCCTCGATGAAGATACCAACGCGACACTCAACGTCCTGGCGAACGATACGGACCAAAACGGCGATACGCTCTTTGTGGCTGCCGTCTCATCCGCGGGCCACGGTACGGCAACGCTCAATCCGAACGGGACGGTCACCTACACCCCGGCCGCGAACTACAACGGTCCGGACAGCTTTACCTATACGGTCGGTGACGGTACGGGGCGCAGTGCAGAGGGCAATGTCTCGGTTACGGTCACCCCGGTAAACGATGCGCCGACGATCGGCGGTACGCCGACGACGTCGGTTGACCAGGACGCGCCGTACAGCTTTACGCCTTCTTCCGGTGACGTCGACGGCGATACGCTGACCTTCAGCATCGCCAACCCGCCCGCATGGGCGGCGTTCGACCCGGCAACGGGGGCGCTGACGGGTACGCCGGGCAACGGCGACGTCGGTACGACCGCGGACATCAATATCTCGGTGACCGACGGTATAGCCACTGTCTCTCTCCCGCTCTTCTCCGTCACCGTCGTCAACGTGAACGACGCACCGACGATCAGCGGAACGCCGGCCACGTCGGTGAACCAGGATGCGCCGTACAGCTTTACGCCGGGTGCGGGTGATATCGACGGCGACACGCTGACTTTCAGCATTCAAAACAAGCCTTCCTGGGCGACATTTGACACAGCGACAGGAGCACTCTCCGGCACTCCGGGCAATGCCGATGTCGGCACGACCACGGGGATCGTCATCTCCGTCTCCGACTCGCTGCTGACGGCATCGCTGGCAGCCTTCGACCTGGAAGTCATTAACGTCAACGACGCCCCGACGGCGTCGGCTGCATCATTCCAGGTGCCGACGAACACCCTGCTTGACGGCGACCTCAGTCCGTATGCATCGGATATCGATGTCGGCGACACCCTGACCTTCACGCAGGTCGGAACGCTTGCCGGGCTGACGCTCAACAGCGACGGTACCTTTACTTTCACCAGCGCGTCCGAAGGCAACTTTACCTTCGATTATGAGGTCTCCGACGGCACACTGACGAGCGCCCCGGCAACGGTCACTATCAGTGTCGTCGCCAACCTCTCGCCCGTCGCGGGTGACTTTGCGGTCAGTACCGATGAGGACACGGCGGTGCTGATCGACGTGGTGGCACACACCAGCGACAGCGACGGCTCGGTGGATGCTATGACAGTGGCGGCCTTCGGAGCGACGGACGGCAACCTGAGCGTCAACCCGACGACGGGTGTTGTGACCTACATGCCGAATGCCAACTTCAACGGTACGGACAGCTTTACCTACACGATCCAGGATAACCAGGGCGCGACTTCGCTCCCGGCGACGGTCACGGTCACGGTCGCTCCGGTCAACGACGCCCCGACGATCGACCCCATCGGCAACCCGCCGGCAGTGGCGGTCAGCGCACCGATCTATGAAGTACCGGTTTCCATTGCCGATGTTGACGGCGATGCGCTGACGCTGGACGCTGTATCCTCCAATACGGGCGTCGCCTCGGTTTCGGCGAACGGTACGACGGTGGCGGTCGACCCGACCGGTATCGGTACGGCAACGGTGACGGTGACCGTCAGCGACGGTATTCTTACCGCCCAGGAGACCTTTACCGTCAATGTCGTCGCCGATCCTGTCCTGACAGATTACAGTTTCTACGACGGACAGTATCTGTATGATTACTGGCTGGAGGATAACGGCACGGCAAACGTGCCGATGTACACGCAGCACCTGCTCAACAATGGGGCAATCGACAGACTGACCTATATTCACACTGTTGACAACAACTGGAGTGAGGTCCCGATCGATCCGAATATGGTGACATGGGATGAAATCAACGCCGTCTGGGTCCCGGACTCCGATCTGCAGATCGATTACACGATCAGCGCGGATGCATTGACGCTCTCCTTCCAGCACGAAGCGATTCGTATCGGAACGGTGACGGACCTGAGCGGCCAGACGTTGGATATCCCAACCGGCAGTGGAACGACGATGCCTGTCACATTCTCCAGCGGCGCGAAACAGCATGAACTTCTCTATAAGGCAGTCACTGAGATCTTCTATACACACTGGAGTAATGGCCTGGGCTATACGACGCTTGAAGACCATATGAATGCCGACGGAACGTTCTATTGGACTACCGGATCATGGCCGTGGCAATCGGCAATCGTCACGCAGAAAAATGCCGGCGGTAGCGCCGCCGTGGACAGCAACGGGTCTGACATTACGACACTGACGCTCGGCATGACGGGTAATCTTGTCATCGACGGTAATAACAGCGAGGTTGTCGGTACATGGTGGGTCGATACCCTGCCTAATGACACGAACCTGATCGTCCGTACGGATCTGAATACGAGCCTGGTCGACTATGCGTTGTACAATGAAGGCGAACCTTCCTTTACGCTGATCCATAACGGCCAGGTCTATTGGGGTGCGTACAATCCTCCGATGACGGACTTTATCGTAGGCGGTGATGGGGCCGGGTATAATCAGACGGCGATGAACGACATTCTGTCAGCGTTTGCAAACTACACGCCGCCGGCGCCGCCGATGACGGTCGATGATTACTGGGCAATTTCTAATACGTATATCAACAGTAAAGCTGAATGGGATGGACTCACCAAGGCGCAGGTCTCCGATCTCTTCGGCTTGGAACTGTGGGGCGTCTGGCCGCAGACGGACGGAAACGGCGTGGTCTATGCCGTCGATTCCGATGCCGTCTATGTTGACGCGAATGGCACGGTACTCTTCAAAGATATTAATGGTACTGTGATGGACAGCAACGCCTACACCGTCATTTCAGGTGGAACAGAGCTCAATATCAGTATCCCGCCGAGCGGTCACCTCTATGCGCATCTGGGGGACGTCTATGATCAGGCGGCCCTTGAAGCGATGTTCGGCATCACGATGCCGGCCGGTTCGATGGGTTACCGCCCGGCGCATCTGCGCCTGAGCGACGAGTTCGATTTTTATCACACGCTGACATCATATGACATCAATTACTCCTCTATGACATTCACGAACCTGGCGGACTTCGTCGCAGCAAACCAGGGCGGGCTGAGCGGGTACGTCTTCGACGTCAATGGCAACACCGGCATCCAGTTTGGTGCCGGCGACAGCTACACGGACATCAACAGCAACGGTACGGCGATGCTGATAGACTTCAGCAATCCACAGGTCCCGTCTGTTGTTGAGAGCGGCACATGGTATGTACAGGACGACGGGATCAATGGACATATTATCGTCGTTGATCTGCCGAGCAGGTCGATGCCGTACGCCGCGACGGTCAAAAATGATGGTATCAGTGATTACGTTACCGGAGGCGATAAAAATCCGGCCTTCACGGGCGATATCGAAATGAAGTTCAACGCGATTGCCCGCGACGCGTTGATTGCATACTTTATGAGCGGAGGGGGCAGCAGCACGCCTACGACCGCGAACGATGCGACACTGGTCGGTGCCTGGGCACTGGGCGGTACCACGACGATGGACGCTCTCCTGATTATCGCCGACAATGACAAATACATGGCGGTTCAGCAGGTCCTGGGTACGAACGGCGTCATCGGCGGTGTGGAAGTAGGGCAGTACACCCTAGACGCCTCTGGCAACTTCACCTCGGCCTCCCCATTGATCAACACCAATGCCGGCGACACAGCTGTGGGGGCCACGGTCAGCGATAACGGCAATGACACGGCAACGCTGACCAGTATCGACGGGAGCGCGGTCTTCAACCGCCTGAGCAGTGCGATTAGCACGGAAGCAGGGGCCTGGATCGTCAACCAGTCGACGACCGGCAACATCAAGTTCGTCATTATGGTCCTCGACGGTGCGGGCAACTACATGGTCGCCGATATTGATGACAGTTACGGTTCGGAAGTCGTCGGGACCGAACCGGGGACCGTCGGTCGCTACAACATGACGGAGTTCGGTACCTATGTGGTCGAGGCGAATAATACGGTAACGATGACGCCGGCTGCCACGACGGACGAAGGAGCGGTCTGTACCGACACCGATACCTCCGGATGCGATACCATCGCCGGCGATACGAACATGGAGTTCGGCCTGACGGTCGATGACACCCTCGGTTCACAGGTCCCGGTCAACCTGACGGTCAGTTTCGATGCGACCAACAATTACATGACGGTCGGCGGCGATATGGTGTTCGTCCGGGTTGTACCCGGCGGACCGGTGATCTTCCCGTAA
- a CDS encoding histidine kinase dimerization/phosphoacceptor domain -containing protein produces MFCSSWCKKIIRDNIDYPEDSIEHKRSVIANLITIFAVLVLAMDIYNNLTHGFETLAILELFGIVIILINNALFRSRRVELATTSSILVGVISGLAILSLHIDGFEKDSALFWTASLPIYVFAQHGLERGIRWSVLNASGIGAVLLLSALDIGDPIFPAGLLIQMFVGYVAISFVVYYFEQMRVDYEVRLAKTAREREVMLRELHHRVKNNMQVIMSLLWLQSEKIEDPKYRKYFTENIGRLRAMAMVHENLYGADDFEDIDMHHYLQMLTQNLQKISTVQIHCECEKSIRMGIRNALAIGLIVNEGVTNAIKHAYHGEQNGEILIRLVHRDSDSYTLQIRDYGKGISEEGPTSEGIGMMLMSDLVKSLDNSTLDIISDGGVTISVAFDAKEEQA; encoded by the coding sequence ATGTTCTGTTCTTCCTGGTGCAAAAAAATCATCCGCGACAATATCGACTATCCCGAAGACTCGATCGAGCATAAACGTTCCGTCATTGCGAACCTTATAACGATCTTCGCGGTCCTGGTCCTGGCGATGGACATTTACAACAACCTGACCCACGGTTTTGAGACGCTTGCCATCCTCGAACTGTTCGGGATCGTGATCATCCTGATCAACAATGCCCTGTTCCGCAGCCGGAGGGTCGAGCTGGCAACGACCTCGAGCATCCTTGTCGGGGTGATTTCGGGACTGGCCATTCTCTCGCTGCACATCGACGGGTTTGAAAAAGACTCCGCACTCTTCTGGACGGCGTCGCTGCCGATCTACGTCTTCGCCCAGCACGGGCTGGAACGGGGGATCCGGTGGAGCGTGCTGAATGCATCGGGCATCGGCGCGGTACTGTTGCTGAGCGCGCTCGATATCGGCGACCCCATTTTCCCTGCGGGACTCCTCATCCAGATGTTTGTCGGCTATGTCGCCATCTCGTTCGTCGTCTACTATTTCGAACAGATGCGCGTGGATTATGAAGTGCGCCTGGCAAAAACGGCACGGGAGCGGGAAGTGATGCTCCGGGAGCTTCACCACCGCGTCAAGAACAACATGCAGGTCATCATGAGCCTGCTGTGGCTGCAGTCCGAAAAGATTGAAGATCCGAAGTACCGAAAATATTTCACCGAAAATATCGGCCGTTTGCGGGCGATGGCGATGGTGCATGAAAACCTCTACGGCGCGGATGATTTCGAAGACATCGACATGCACCACTATCTGCAGATGCTGACGCAGAACCTTCAGAAAATATCGACGGTGCAGATCCATTGCGAATGCGAAAAGTCCATCCGCATGGGAATCCGAAATGCATTGGCGATCGGTCTGATCGTCAATGAAGGCGTGACCAATGCGATCAAGCACGCCTATCACGGTGAACAAAACGGTGAGATCCTCATCCGGCTCGTGCACCGCGACAGTGACAGCTATACCCTGCAGATACGCGATTACGGCAAGGGGATCAGCGAAGAGGGGCCGACGTCAGAAGGGATCGGGATGATGCTGATGTCGGACCTTGTCAAGAGTTTGGACAACAGTACGTTGGATATTATTTCCGACGGCGGCGTGACGATTAGCGTGGCATTTGACGCAAAGGAGGAACAGGCATGA
- a CDS encoding DUF3147 family protein, producing the protein MYYYIVKIITTTLLIVVISEISKRSTLIGSILASIPLVSVLAMIWLYVDTGDTQKVTELSYSIFWLVIPSLTLFLSLMLMLKRGVGFFPAMALSIVVTVLAYYLMIALLEKFNIKL; encoded by the coding sequence ATGTATTACTACATCGTCAAAATCATCACCACGACGCTGCTGATCGTCGTGATCTCCGAAATCTCCAAAAGAAGCACCCTCATAGGGAGTATCCTCGCTTCGATCCCCCTTGTCTCGGTCCTGGCGATGATCTGGCTCTATGTCGACACCGGGGATACCCAAAAAGTGACGGAACTCTCCTACAGCATATTCTGGCTGGTTATTCCGTCGCTGACACTGTTCCTCTCCCTTATGCTGATGCTCAAGCGGGGCGTCGGGTTTTTTCCGGCCATGGCGCTTTCGATTGTCGTAACCGTTCTGGCCTACTATCTGATGATCGCGCTTCTGGAGAAGTTCAATATCAAGCTGTAG
- a CDS encoding flavin reductase family protein, with protein sequence MMEKMPIGKAFTLMEPGPVVLVTTKDGEKNNIMTISWTMVMDFTPVFAITTGPWNYSYAALQQMRECVIAIPTVDLIDTIVGIGTCSGSDTDKFGKFGLTPLHGGFVGAPLIKECLANIECTVVDIIEKHNIIVLESVAAWFDHTRQEQRTLHAVGDGTFIVDGERLDRKRMMRSKLPDGI encoded by the coding sequence ATGATGGAAAAAATGCCGATCGGAAAAGCCTTTACGCTGATGGAGCCCGGCCCGGTCGTCCTTGTGACGACCAAAGACGGAGAAAAAAACAATATCATGACCATCTCCTGGACGATGGTGATGGATTTTACGCCGGTGTTCGCCATCACCACAGGTCCGTGGAACTACTCGTATGCCGCGCTGCAACAAATGCGCGAGTGCGTCATTGCGATCCCTACCGTCGACCTCATCGACACGATCGTCGGCATCGGCACCTGCAGCGGCTCGGATACGGACAAATTCGGGAAATTCGGGTTGACGCCGCTCCATGGCGGATTTGTCGGCGCACCGCTGATCAAAGAGTGCCTGGCGAACATCGAGTGCACGGTCGTCGATATCATCGAAAAGCACAACATCATCGTACTCGAAAGCGTGGCCGCATGGTTCGACCATACACGACAGGAGCAGCGGACTCTTCACGCCGTCGGCGACGGTACTTTCATCGTCGACGGCGAAAGACTCGACCGCAAGCGGATGATGCGTTCAAAACTTCCTGACGGCATCTGA
- a CDS encoding DEAD/DEAH box helicase — MSFSTLGLSEPLLRAVADTGYSEPTPIQAQAIPVVLSGKDLLAGAQTGTGKTAGFTLPMLQLLSQAAPSKGKRPVRALVLTPTRELAAQVGQSVETYGKHLKLNSAVIFGGVNINPQINKLRGGVDIVVATPGRLLDHANQKNIDLSRIELLILDEADRMLDMGFIHDIKKVLKLVPKKAQKLLFSATFSDEIKTLADGLLHSPALIEVARRNTASERVAQVVYPVKQDRKRALLSTLITSNGWEQILVFTRTKHGANRLCKQLISDGIPSEAIHGNKTQNARTKALAAFKAKRVRVLVATDIAARGIDIDQLPHVVNFELPNVPEDYVHRIGRTGRAGNEGEAVSLVCAEEAEYLRNIEKLIKASIPQKTVEGFETRLPEKVVSSSKPKTNASGKRPARNGNERTDAKPRQGQRDKKRDAQNDRRKEQPMRAEDVAAYLSQMKAGAR; from the coding sequence ATGTCATTTTCAACACTGGGCTTGTCAGAGCCTCTTTTGCGTGCTGTCGCCGATACCGGCTACAGCGAACCTACTCCCATCCAGGCACAGGCGATCCCCGTCGTGCTCAGCGGGAAAGATCTCCTTGCCGGCGCCCAGACGGGCACGGGCAAAACGGCGGGCTTTACCCTGCCGATGCTGCAGCTGCTCTCGCAAGCGGCACCCTCCAAGGGCAAACGTCCCGTCCGTGCACTGGTGTTGACGCCGACACGTGAACTGGCCGCACAGGTGGGACAGAGCGTCGAAACCTACGGCAAACACCTGAAGCTGAACTCGGCGGTGATCTTCGGCGGGGTCAACATCAACCCGCAAATCAATAAACTGCGCGGCGGCGTGGACATTGTCGTGGCGACGCCGGGGCGCCTGCTCGACCATGCGAATCAGAAGAACATCGACCTTTCGCGCATCGAGCTGCTTATTCTCGACGAGGCGGACCGCATGCTCGATATGGGGTTTATTCACGACATCAAGAAGGTGCTCAAGCTCGTCCCGAAAAAGGCGCAGAAGCTGCTCTTTTCCGCGACCTTCTCCGATGAGATCAAGACGCTGGCCGACGGCCTGCTGCACAGCCCGGCGCTCATCGAAGTCGCCCGCCGCAACACAGCTTCCGAGCGTGTCGCACAGGTCGTCTACCCGGTCAAGCAGGACCGCAAGCGCGCACTGCTCTCCACGCTCATCACATCCAACGGCTGGGAGCAGATCCTGGTCTTCACGCGGACGAAGCACGGGGCGAACCGCCTGTGCAAGCAGCTAATATCTGACGGCATCCCATCCGAGGCGATCCACGGCAACAAGACACAGAACGCACGCACCAAGGCACTGGCGGCCTTCAAGGCGAAGCGGGTCCGCGTCCTCGTGGCGACGGACATCGCGGCGCGCGGGATCGATATTGACCAGCTGCCGCACGTCGTCAATTTCGAGCTGCCGAACGTGCCCGAAGACTACGTGCACCGCATCGGCCGTACGGGGCGCGCGGGCAACGAGGGCGAGGCCGTTTCGCTGGTCTGCGCCGAAGAGGCCGAATACCTTCGCAACATCGAAAAGCTGATCAAGGCGTCGATCCCGCAAAAAACGGTCGAAGGGTTCGAAACCCGTCTGCCCGAAAAAGTGGTATCCTCATCCAAGCCGAAAACGAACGCTTCGGGCAAACGGCCGGCACGCAACGGTAACGAGCGTACGGATGCCAAGCCGCGCCAGGGGCAGCGTGACAAAAAGCGCGACGCACAGAATGACCGCCGCAAAGAGCAGCCGATGCGCGCGGAAGATGTCGCAGCCTATCTCTCGCAGATGAAAGCGGGAGCGCGCTGA
- a CDS encoding cold-shock protein codes for MADLKKGTVKWFNSEKGYGFISPEDGGKDVFVHFRQVNRSGYGRVELQEGQEVTFEIGEGQKGPQAENVTPL; via the coding sequence TTGGCAGATCTTAAAAAGGGAACCGTTAAGTGGTTCAACAGTGAAAAAGGCTATGGGTTCATCTCCCCTGAAGACGGCGGTAAAGACGTATTTGTACACTTTCGCCAGGTCAACAGAAGCGGTTACGGCCGTGTCGAACTCCAAGAAGGTCAGGAAGTGACTTTCGAGATCGGCGAAGGGCAGAAAGGCCCGCAGGCAGAGAACGTTACTCCGCTCTAA